A DNA window from Ornithinimicrobium humiphilum contains the following coding sequences:
- the mraZ gene encoding division/cell wall cluster transcriptional repressor MraZ, with protein sequence MLFLGTHTPKLDDKGRMVLPAKYRPHLERGLVITRGQENCLYVYAQEEFERQAMQWQSTPTTNRKVRDYQRLFLSGAYDEVPDRQGRVTIPQMLRDYAGLSTECTVIGAGNRLEVWDTARWTDYLAAAEEDYSTQSEEVVPGLM encoded by the coding sequence GTGCTCTTCCTCGGCACCCACACGCCCAAGCTCGACGACAAGGGCCGCATGGTCCTGCCGGCCAAGTACCGCCCCCACCTGGAGCGTGGGCTCGTCATCACCCGTGGCCAGGAGAACTGCCTCTACGTCTACGCGCAGGAGGAGTTCGAGCGGCAGGCGATGCAGTGGCAGAGCACGCCCACCACCAACCGCAAGGTGCGCGACTACCAGCGCCTCTTCCTCTCCGGCGCCTACGACGAGGTGCCCGACCGGCAGGGTCGCGTGACCATCCCGCAGATGCTGCGCGACTACGCCGGCCTCTCGACCGAGTGCACCGTCATCGGCGCCGGCAACCGTCTCGAGGTCTGGGACACCGCTCGCTGGACCGACTACCTGGCGGCCGCCGAGGAGGACTACTCCACGCAGTCGGAGGAGGTGGTGCCCGGACTCATGTGA
- the rsmH gene encoding 16S rRNA (cytosine(1402)-N(4))-methyltransferase RsmH — protein MTDDQMPDRPASERHVPVMLERCVELLAPALQREGAVFVDGTLGMGGHTEAVLEACPQARAIGIDRDPQALELASGRLARFGDRFTPVHAVSDDVPAVLAELDPPLRRADAILFDLGVSSLQLDEVDRGFAYRTDAPLDMRMDQSTGLTAADVLNTYDARALERILREFGEERFARPIARRIVREREREPFTTSGRLVELLHDVVPAASQRSGGHPAKRTFQALRIEVNAELSVWSDALVHALSALSVGGRIVVLSYHSLEDRITKRGLAAGATSSAPPDLPIVPPEQQPWLTLLVRGAEQASEAEIAANPRSASVRLRAAERTRPTPDQA, from the coding sequence ATGACGGACGACCAGATGCCGGACCGCCCCGCCAGCGAGCGGCACGTGCCCGTGATGCTCGAGCGCTGCGTCGAGCTCCTCGCCCCCGCGCTCCAGCGCGAGGGCGCGGTCTTCGTCGACGGCACCCTCGGCATGGGCGGCCACACCGAGGCGGTCCTCGAGGCCTGCCCGCAGGCCCGCGCGATCGGCATCGACCGCGACCCCCAGGCGCTGGAGCTGGCCTCCGGGCGCCTGGCGCGCTTCGGCGACCGCTTCACCCCGGTGCACGCGGTCAGCGACGACGTGCCGGCCGTCCTCGCCGAGCTCGACCCCCCGCTGCGCCGGGCCGACGCGATCCTCTTCGACCTCGGCGTCTCCTCGCTGCAGCTCGACGAGGTCGACCGTGGCTTCGCCTACCGTACCGACGCCCCGCTCGACATGCGGATGGACCAGTCGACCGGCCTCACCGCCGCCGACGTGCTCAACACCTACGACGCCCGCGCCCTCGAGCGGATCCTGCGCGAGTTCGGCGAGGAGCGCTTCGCCCGGCCCATCGCCAGGCGGATCGTCCGGGAGCGGGAGCGCGAGCCGTTCACCACGTCCGGGCGGCTCGTGGAGCTGCTGCACGACGTGGTCCCGGCGGCCTCGCAGCGCTCCGGCGGCCACCCGGCCAAGCGCACCTTCCAGGCGCTGCGCATCGAGGTCAACGCCGAGCTGAGCGTCTGGTCCGACGCGCTGGTCCACGCTCTGTCGGCGCTCTCGGTCGGCGGCCGGATCGTCGTCCTCTCCTACCACTCCCTCGAGGACCGCATCACCAAGCGCGGGCTCGCCGCCGGGGCCACCAGCTCGGCCCCGCCCGACCTGCCCATCGTGCCCCCGGAGCAGCAGCCCTGGCTCACGCTCCTCGTCCGCGGCGCCGAGCAGGCCTCCGAGGCCGAGATCGCCGCCAACCCCCGTTCCGCCTCCGTCCGCCTCCGCGCCGCCGAGCGCACGCGGCCCACTCCCGACCAAGCCTGA
- a CDS encoding peptidoglycan D,D-transpeptidase FtsI family protein has product MATGVVHPRRRTRTLLLGVLVVLSLFAAQLVRLQGLDAASVSAAAVNGRLEVRAIPAQRGTVTDVNGQELAVSVERRRIVADPTLVEDYVLKDEDGEVVAEGFAAAAQVVSEVTGADQASVLAALTDPPGERYTVLDPDVSPQEWQELRARNVRGVSAEQVMKRDYPLGEAAAPLVGWMGAGEMPAGGIELVHHDALTGEPGEAVFEVGSSGERISTGLYREEPAVPGQDVRLSLDADLQWYAYDAIRKRVKDAGALRGYAVVQEVETGRIVALANYPSFDPKDSTQTSEDMRNHAIEDVYEPGSTAKLITAAAALEEGLVERDTPVEVPVSLPRGGKAFHDAEPHPVEYLTFAGVIAKSSNMGTILVGEQLGWDTLYDWIRKFGLGSPVGHGLPGESAGLVPKPDTPGWSATTPYTLMFGQGYSGSFLQQVSVFQTIANGGVRLTPSFVQGTVDEDGRYVELPLPEGTRVVSPETAATLTEIMQQIPSSSGTAPLAAVDGYHVAGKTSTADRYDETKGGYSGVTSSFIGFAPAEDPKYVVGVAIQRPTRIHRFGGIVSGPVFSSIMRYALQKEGVPPADDPPLQLDIEFDPSAPAPGEPSGVTLGDIAIRDEGTRE; this is encoded by the coding sequence GTGGCCACCGGTGTGGTCCACCCCCGGCGCCGGACGCGCACCCTGCTGCTGGGGGTCCTCGTCGTCCTCAGCCTCTTCGCCGCCCAGCTGGTGCGGCTCCAGGGGCTCGACGCGGCCAGCGTCTCCGCCGCGGCCGTCAACGGCCGCCTCGAGGTCCGGGCCATCCCCGCCCAGCGGGGCACCGTCACCGACGTCAACGGCCAGGAGCTCGCCGTCAGCGTCGAGCGCCGGCGCATCGTCGCCGACCCCACCCTCGTCGAGGACTACGTGCTCAAGGACGAGGACGGCGAGGTCGTCGCCGAGGGCTTCGCCGCGGCCGCCCAGGTCGTCTCCGAGGTCACCGGCGCCGACCAGGCCTCGGTTCTCGCCGCCCTGACCGACCCTCCGGGGGAGCGCTACACCGTGCTCGACCCCGACGTCTCGCCCCAGGAGTGGCAGGAGCTCAGGGCGCGCAACGTGCGGGGCGTCAGCGCCGAGCAGGTCATGAAGCGCGACTACCCCCTCGGCGAGGCCGCGGCCCCGCTCGTGGGCTGGATGGGCGCGGGCGAGATGCCCGCAGGCGGCATCGAGCTGGTCCACCACGACGCGCTGACCGGAGAGCCGGGCGAGGCGGTCTTCGAGGTCGGCTCCAGCGGCGAGCGGATCAGCACCGGCCTCTACCGCGAGGAGCCCGCCGTCCCCGGCCAGGACGTCCGCCTCTCCCTCGACGCCGACCTGCAGTGGTACGCCTACGACGCGATCCGCAAGCGGGTCAAGGACGCCGGCGCCCTCCGCGGGTATGCCGTGGTGCAGGAGGTCGAGACCGGCCGCATCGTGGCGCTCGCCAACTACCCGAGCTTCGACCCCAAGGACAGCACGCAGACGTCCGAGGACATGCGCAACCACGCGATCGAGGACGTCTACGAGCCCGGCTCGACCGCCAAGCTCATCACGGCCGCGGCGGCGCTCGAGGAGGGTCTCGTCGAGCGCGACACCCCCGTCGAGGTGCCCGTGTCCCTGCCCCGCGGCGGCAAGGCCTTCCACGACGCCGAGCCGCACCCCGTCGAATACCTCACCTTCGCCGGCGTCATCGCGAAGTCCTCCAACATGGGCACGATCCTGGTCGGCGAGCAGCTGGGCTGGGACACCCTCTACGACTGGATCCGCAAGTTCGGCCTGGGCAGCCCCGTCGGCCACGGCCTGCCGGGCGAGTCGGCCGGCCTGGTGCCCAAGCCGGACACGCCCGGGTGGAGCGCGACCACGCCCTACACGCTGATGTTCGGCCAGGGCTATTCCGGCTCGTTCCTGCAGCAGGTCAGCGTCTTCCAGACGATCGCCAACGGCGGGGTGCGGCTGACGCCGTCCTTCGTCCAGGGCACCGTCGACGAGGACGGCCGCTACGTCGAGCTGCCGCTGCCCGAGGGCACGCGGGTCGTCTCCCCGGAGACCGCCGCGACGCTGACCGAGATCATGCAGCAGATCCCGAGCTCCAGCGGCACCGCGCCGCTGGCCGCCGTCGACGGCTACCACGTGGCCGGCAAGACGAGCACCGCCGACCGCTACGACGAGACCAAGGGCGGCTACAGCGGGGTGACGTCGAGCTTCATCGGCTTCGCGCCCGCCGAGGACCCCAAGTACGTCGTCGGTGTCGCCATCCAGCGTCCGACCCGCATCCACCGCTTCGGCGGCATCGTCTCCGGGCCGGTCTTCTCCTCGATCATGCGCTACGCGCTGCAGAAGGAGGGCGTGCCCCCGGCGGACGACCCGCCGCTGCAGCTCGACATCGAGTTCGACCCCTCGGCGCCCGCGCCGGGGGAGCCGTCCGGTGTCACACTGGGGGACATTGCCATCCGTGACGAAGGGACCCGTGAGTGA
- a CDS encoding UDP-N-acetylmuramoyl-tripeptide--D-alanyl-D-alanine ligase, which produces MIPLTLRDIARVTGGRVRPATAEAQATTVSASVVTDSRAVEPGSLYVARRGEHADGHDYLAAAAGAGAVAALTNREVDELPCVVVDEAPDFDPSSRVDLPPYDAVTRAFAAVAREVHDRCAAAGGLRVVGITGSSGKTSTKDVMAQVLAGLGPTLAPEASYNSEVGVPLTVCRLTEETAYLVAEMGASGAGHIAHLTRIAPPQVAVVLNVGTAHLGEFGSREAIAEAKSELVQALPPDGLAVLNADDPNVAAMASRTQARTLLVGRGEDAEVRATDVSVDADGRASFTLHAPDGPAGGLPVSLQLVGEHHVGNALAVAATAHEWGMPWPDVAQALGEATPRSRWRMEVTRRDDGVTVVNDAYNANPDSMRAALRALSAMRRPEGRTIAVLGGMLELGTDSDAEHAGVGRLAAELGVDHLVAVGELAEPAATAYTEAGGAGTTRAADRGEAHRLLEELLRPGDVVLLKSSRDSGLRLLGDALAGRES; this is translated from the coding sequence GTGATCCCCCTGACCCTCCGCGACATCGCTCGGGTCACCGGTGGGCGGGTCCGTCCCGCCACCGCCGAGGCCCAGGCGACCACCGTGTCGGCGAGCGTCGTCACCGACTCCCGGGCCGTCGAGCCCGGGAGCCTCTACGTCGCCCGCCGGGGCGAGCACGCCGACGGCCACGACTACCTGGCGGCGGCCGCCGGGGCCGGTGCCGTCGCGGCGCTGACCAACCGCGAGGTCGACGAGCTGCCGTGCGTCGTGGTCGACGAGGCGCCGGACTTCGACCCCTCCAGCCGGGTCGACCTGCCGCCCTACGACGCGGTGACCCGCGCCTTCGCCGCGGTCGCGCGCGAGGTCCACGACCGCTGCGCCGCCGCCGGCGGCCTGCGCGTCGTCGGCATCACCGGCTCCTCGGGCAAGACGTCGACCAAGGACGTCATGGCCCAGGTGCTCGCCGGTCTCGGCCCCACGCTGGCCCCCGAGGCCTCCTACAACTCCGAGGTCGGCGTGCCGCTGACCGTCTGCCGGCTCACCGAGGAGACCGCCTACCTCGTGGCCGAGATGGGCGCCTCCGGCGCGGGCCACATCGCCCACCTCACCCGCATCGCCCCGCCGCAGGTCGCCGTCGTCCTCAACGTCGGCACCGCGCACCTGGGCGAGTTCGGCTCCCGCGAGGCGATCGCCGAGGCCAAGTCCGAGCTCGTGCAGGCGCTGCCGCCAGACGGCCTGGCCGTCCTCAACGCCGACGACCCCAACGTCGCCGCCATGGCCTCCCGCACGCAGGCCCGCACCCTGCTCGTCGGCCGCGGCGAGGACGCCGAGGTGCGCGCCACCGATGTCTCCGTCGACGCCGACGGCCGCGCCTCCTTCACGCTGCACGCCCCCGACGGTCCGGCCGGGGGTCTGCCCGTCTCCCTCCAGCTGGTGGGCGAGCACCACGTCGGCAACGCCCTCGCGGTCGCCGCCACCGCCCACGAGTGGGGTATGCCGTGGCCGGACGTCGCGCAGGCGCTCGGCGAGGCGACGCCGAGGTCCCGCTGGCGCATGGAGGTCACCCGGCGCGACGACGGGGTCACCGTCGTCAACGACGCCTACAACGCCAACCCCGACTCGATGCGCGCCGCGCTGCGGGCGCTGTCCGCGATGCGCCGCCCGGAGGGCCGGACGATCGCGGTGCTCGGCGGCATGCTCGAGCTGGGCACCGACAGCGACGCCGAGCACGCGGGCGTCGGCCGGCTCGCGGCCGAGCTGGGTGTCGACCACCTGGTCGCGGTCGGCGAGCTCGCCGAGCCGGCGGCCACCGCATACACCGAGGCCGGCGGAGCCGGCACCACCCGCGCCGCCGACCGGGGGGAGGCGCACCGGCTCCTCGAGGAGCTGCTGCGACCCGGCGACGTGGTCCTGCTGAAGTCGAGCCGTGACTCCGGCCTGCGTCTCCTCGGCGACGCGCTGGCGGGGAGGGAGAGCTGA
- the mraY gene encoding phospho-N-acetylmuramoyl-pentapeptide-transferase, whose translation MVNVLLAGAVAMIVALFGTPLFIKFLVRRGYGQFIRDDGPTSHHTKRGTPTMGGAVIILATLAGYVLSHLLLILLDLSGLVEVTHSRFSMSAVLVLFLITGLGFVGFLDDYTKISKQRSLGLTSVEKLTGQTIVAVIFAVAALQTPGDNTRSPASTAISFVRDTAVDLAWFGPVIGTILFIVWANILIAGASNGVNLTDGLDGLATGASVMVFGAYSVIGIWQYNQNCQLAPGPNCYDVRDALDLAVVACSVAGACFGFLWWNASPAKIFMGDTGSLALGGGLAGLAITTHTELLLAILGGLFVIITLSVIIQVASFKMTGRRVFRMAPLQHHFELLGWAEVTIVIRFWIIAGLSVAVGLGLFYGEWVANL comes from the coding sequence ATGGTCAACGTCCTGCTCGCCGGGGCCGTGGCGATGATCGTGGCGCTCTTCGGCACCCCGCTGTTCATCAAGTTCCTCGTGCGGCGCGGCTACGGCCAGTTCATCCGCGACGACGGCCCCACCTCGCACCACACCAAGCGCGGCACGCCCACCATGGGCGGCGCGGTGATCATCCTCGCGACGCTGGCCGGCTACGTCCTCAGCCACCTGCTGCTCATCCTGCTCGACCTCTCCGGGCTCGTGGAGGTCACGCACAGCCGGTTCTCGATGAGCGCGGTGCTCGTGCTCTTCCTCATCACCGGGCTGGGCTTCGTCGGCTTCCTCGACGACTACACCAAGATCTCCAAGCAGCGCAGCCTGGGCCTGACCTCGGTCGAGAAGCTCACCGGCCAGACGATCGTCGCGGTGATCTTCGCGGTCGCCGCGCTGCAGACCCCCGGCGACAACACCCGCAGCCCCGCCTCGACGGCGATCTCCTTCGTGCGCGACACCGCGGTCGACCTGGCGTGGTTCGGCCCGGTCATCGGCACGATCCTCTTCATCGTCTGGGCCAACATCCTCATCGCCGGCGCCTCCAACGGCGTCAACCTCACCGACGGCCTCGACGGTCTCGCGACCGGCGCCAGCGTCATGGTCTTCGGCGCCTACTCCGTCATCGGCATCTGGCAGTACAACCAGAACTGCCAGCTCGCCCCCGGCCCCAACTGCTACGACGTGCGCGACGCGCTCGACCTGGCGGTGGTGGCCTGCTCGGTGGCCGGCGCCTGCTTCGGCTTCCTGTGGTGGAACGCCTCGCCCGCCAAGATCTTCATGGGCGACACCGGCTCCCTCGCCCTCGGCGGCGGGCTCGCCGGCCTGGCGATCACCACCCACACCGAGCTGCTGCTCGCCATCCTCGGCGGCCTCTTCGTCATCATCACGCTGTCGGTGATCATCCAGGTGGCGTCCTTCAAGATGACCGGCAGACGGGTGTTCCGGATGGCTCCGCTGCAGCACCACTTCGAGCTGCTCGGCTGGGCCGAGGTGACGATCGTCATCCGGTTCTGGATCATCGCGGGCCTGTCGGTCGCGGTCGGCCTGGGCCTGTTCTACGGCGAGTGGGTGGCCAACCTGTGA
- the murD gene encoding UDP-N-acetylmuramoyl-L-alanine--D-glutamate ligase — MSGADLSALTHRDADWSTLRALVTGLGVTGFAAADALLQHEATVTVVDQGNGTEKQDTQAGILGILGADVRRGPEHVAGWPEDLDVDVVVTSPGWPPHHPVLAAALERGIPVWSEVELAWRLRPRVGAAPWLVVTGTNGKTTTVQLLETILRTAGLRAIATGNVGTPVLDAVQHPDPYDVIAVELSSFQLHFTHTMSPLASVVLNLAPDHIDWHGSLEAYAADKARIYERTQVACLYNVDDPQTERMVEEADVIEGCRAVGFTLGTPGLSMLGLVDDVLADRAFIAERATSAAELGTLADLARASGGDGTSTPPPHLVADALAAAGLARAAGISSAAVRDGFREFRTDAHRTAVVAEVEGVTWVDDSKATNPHAAQAALRAYPDIVWIAGGQLKGADVDDLVAEVAGRLRGVVLLGADREQIAASLARHAPEVPVHDAGVADHGDMDALARLMDDVVAAAAAMARPGHVVLLSPAAASLDMFPSYGSRGETFADAVRRHLGGEGA, encoded by the coding sequence GTGAGCGGCGCCGACCTCTCCGCCCTGACCCACCGCGACGCCGACTGGTCGACGCTGCGTGCGCTCGTCACCGGCCTCGGCGTCACCGGCTTCGCCGCCGCCGACGCGCTGCTGCAGCACGAGGCGACCGTCACGGTCGTCGACCAGGGCAACGGCACCGAGAAGCAGGACACCCAGGCCGGGATCCTCGGCATCCTCGGGGCCGACGTGCGCCGCGGGCCCGAGCACGTCGCCGGCTGGCCCGAGGACCTCGACGTCGACGTGGTCGTCACCTCGCCCGGCTGGCCCCCGCACCACCCGGTGCTGGCCGCGGCCCTGGAGCGCGGCATACCCGTGTGGTCCGAGGTCGAGCTCGCCTGGCGGCTGCGCCCGCGCGTGGGCGCCGCGCCGTGGCTCGTCGTGACCGGCACCAACGGCAAGACGACGACCGTGCAGCTGCTCGAGACGATCCTGCGCACCGCGGGCCTGCGGGCGATCGCGACCGGCAACGTCGGGACCCCGGTGCTCGACGCGGTCCAGCACCCCGACCCCTACGACGTCATCGCCGTCGAGCTGTCGAGCTTCCAGCTGCACTTCACGCACACGATGTCGCCGCTGGCCTCCGTCGTGCTCAACCTCGCGCCCGACCACATCGACTGGCACGGCTCGCTCGAGGCCTACGCCGCCGACAAGGCGCGCATCTACGAGCGCACCCAGGTCGCCTGCCTCTACAACGTCGACGACCCGCAGACCGAGCGGATGGTCGAGGAGGCCGACGTGATCGAGGGCTGCCGCGCCGTCGGTTTCACCCTCGGCACCCCCGGCCTGTCGATGCTCGGGCTCGTCGACGACGTGCTCGCCGACCGCGCCTTCATCGCCGAGCGCGCGACCTCGGCCGCCGAGCTCGGCACGCTGGCCGACCTGGCCCGCGCCTCCGGCGGCGACGGCACCAGCACGCCGCCGCCGCACCTCGTGGCCGACGCCCTGGCCGCGGCCGGCCTCGCCCGCGCCGCCGGCATCTCGAGCGCCGCCGTCCGCGACGGCTTCCGCGAGTTTCGCACCGACGCCCACCGCACCGCGGTCGTCGCCGAGGTCGAGGGCGTGACCTGGGTCGACGACTCAAAAGCGACCAACCCGCACGCCGCGCAGGCCGCGCTGCGGGCCTATCCCGACATCGTCTGGATCGCCGGCGGCCAGCTCAAGGGAGCTGACGTCGACGACCTCGTCGCCGAGGTGGCCGGGCGGCTGCGCGGCGTCGTGCTGCTCGGCGCCGACCGCGAGCAGATCGCCGCATCGCTGGCCCGACACGCCCCCGAGGTCCCCGTCCACGACGCGGGGGTCGCGGACCATGGGGACATGGACGCGCTGGCCCGGCTGATGGACGACGTGGTGGCCGCTGCCGCCGCGATGGCCCGCCCGGGCCACGTGGTGCTGCTCTCGCCGGCCGCCGCCTCCCTCGACATGTTCCCCAGCTACGGCTCGCGCGGCGAAACCTTCGCCGACGCCGTCCGTCGCCATCTGGGCGGGGAGGGCGCATGA
- the ftsW gene encoding putative lipid II flippase FtsW — MTSITRQQGAGLGRSRGRGPAAGDWSMATVGEWLRSPVAPYYMVLSSAGILISLGLVMVLSASGPRSFVDNGSSYTVFLEQLAFAGVGVVLAIVGSRLPVRAWKALALPAILLALALQAAVFSGLGIEFQGNRNWISIAGYSLQPSEFGKLALVVYGAAVLANRRKVIHRIGQATIPFVLPFGAVLVGLVLAGHDLGTAMIMVALIVGMLWTAGLPAKWFVGVGAVAAGGVAFLAAGSANRMQRIQVWLGDICDSPHAANGGCFQKVHAEYALADGGWWGLGLGASREKWGLLPEPHNDFILAIIGEELGLPGTLAVLLLFAILAYACFRIVSQSDDPFVRLATAGVMIWILSQALLNIGSVIGMLPIIGVPLPLVSSGGSALIAAMIGIGLLLALARAVPGAQERLGARPSRLRRTFSAVPTRRTAKGRR; from the coding sequence ATGACGTCGATCACCCGTCAGCAGGGCGCCGGCCTGGGTCGCTCGCGCGGCCGCGGCCCGGCCGCCGGCGACTGGAGCATGGCGACCGTCGGGGAGTGGCTGCGCTCGCCCGTCGCGCCCTACTACATGGTGCTGTCGTCCGCGGGCATCCTCATCTCGCTGGGCCTGGTCATGGTGCTCTCCGCCAGCGGCCCCCGATCCTTCGTCGACAACGGCAGCTCCTACACCGTCTTCCTCGAGCAGCTGGCCTTCGCCGGCGTCGGCGTCGTGCTGGCCATCGTGGGCTCCCGGCTGCCGGTGCGGGCCTGGAAGGCCCTCGCGCTGCCCGCGATCCTGCTCGCGCTGGCGCTGCAGGCCGCGGTCTTCTCCGGGCTCGGCATCGAGTTCCAGGGCAACCGCAACTGGATCAGCATCGCCGGCTACAGCCTGCAGCCCTCGGAGTTCGGCAAGCTCGCGCTCGTCGTCTACGGCGCCGCCGTGCTCGCCAACCGCCGCAAGGTGATCCACCGGATCGGACAGGCGACCATCCCGTTCGTGCTGCCCTTCGGGGCGGTGCTCGTCGGGCTGGTCCTGGCGGGCCACGACCTCGGCACCGCGATGATCATGGTCGCGCTCATCGTCGGCATGCTCTGGACCGCCGGCCTGCCAGCCAAGTGGTTCGTCGGCGTGGGCGCGGTGGCCGCCGGCGGCGTGGCCTTCCTCGCCGCAGGCAGCGCCAACCGCATGCAGCGCATCCAGGTCTGGCTCGGCGACATCTGCGACTCGCCGCACGCCGCCAACGGCGGCTGCTTCCAGAAGGTCCACGCCGAGTACGCCCTCGCCGACGGCGGCTGGTGGGGCCTGGGCCTGGGCGCCTCCCGCGAGAAGTGGGGCCTGCTGCCCGAGCCGCACAACGACTTCATCCTGGCGATCATCGGCGAGGAGCTCGGCCTGCCCGGCACGCTCGCGGTGCTCCTGCTCTTCGCGATCCTGGCCTACGCCTGCTTCCGCATCGTCAGCCAGTCCGACGACCCCTTCGTGCGCCTGGCGACCGCCGGCGTCATGATCTGGATCCTGTCGCAGGCACTCCTCAACATCGGCTCCGTCATCGGCATGCTGCCGATCATCGGCGTGCCGCTGCCGCTGGTCTCCAGCGGTGGCTCGGCACTCATCGCCGCGATGATCGGCATCGGCCTGCTGCTCGCGCTGGCCCGGGCCGTGCCCGGCGCCCAGGAGCGCCTCGGGGCCAGGCCCTCGCGGCTGCGCCGCACCTTCTCGGCGGTCCCGACCCGCCGCACCGCCAAGGGGCGCCGGTGA
- the murG gene encoding undecaprenyldiphospho-muramoylpentapeptide beta-N-acetylglucosaminyltransferase — protein sequence MSAAGDGDRPLSVVLAGGGSAGHVNPLLATADALRRRVPDVHICVLGTAEGLEARLVPERGYQLTHIPKVPFPRRPDAAALRFPAALKTAVGAALQAVRSCGADVVVGFGGYVATPAYLAARRAGVPVVIHEQNARAGLANRLGARLTDAVATTFESTELPGARRVGLPLRAEIRDLDREAARPEGLAAFGLDPDRPTLLVFGGSLGAQRLNQAFSAAAGDLLDAGVQVLHLTGEGKDVEVPAHAGGPRYVAMSYTDRMDLAYAVADLAVCRAGAGTVCELSAVGVPAIYVPLPIGNGEQRLNAAGVVEAGGGLLVDDAEVNADWVRRTVVPLVRDADRLAGMARAAAEHGQRDADDQLVDLILRAAGRAGAPE from the coding sequence GTGAGCGCCGCGGGCGACGGCGACCGTCCGCTCAGCGTCGTCCTCGCCGGTGGTGGCTCGGCCGGCCACGTCAACCCGCTGCTCGCCACCGCCGACGCGCTGCGCCGCCGGGTGCCCGACGTGCACATCTGCGTGCTCGGCACCGCCGAGGGCCTCGAGGCGCGGCTGGTGCCCGAGCGCGGCTACCAGCTCACCCACATCCCCAAGGTGCCCTTCCCGCGGCGCCCCGACGCCGCCGCGCTGCGCTTCCCAGCCGCCCTCAAGACGGCGGTCGGCGCCGCGCTGCAGGCCGTGCGCTCCTGCGGGGCCGACGTCGTCGTGGGCTTCGGCGGGTATGTCGCCACGCCCGCCTACCTCGCCGCCCGCCGTGCGGGGGTGCCGGTCGTCATCCACGAGCAGAACGCCCGTGCCGGCCTGGCCAACCGCCTCGGCGCCCGGCTGACCGACGCGGTCGCGACGACCTTCGAGTCCACCGAGCTGCCCGGCGCCCGGCGCGTCGGCCTGCCGCTGCGCGCCGAGATCCGCGACCTCGACCGCGAGGCCGCGCGCCCCGAGGGCCTGGCGGCGTTCGGCCTCGACCCCGACCGGCCCACGCTGCTGGTCTTCGGCGGCTCGCTCGGCGCCCAGCGCCTCAACCAGGCCTTCTCCGCCGCGGCCGGCGACCTGCTCGACGCCGGGGTGCAGGTGCTGCACCTCACCGGCGAGGGCAAGGACGTCGAGGTGCCCGCCCACGCCGGGGGACCGCGCTACGTCGCGATGAGCTATACCGACCGCATGGACCTCGCCTACGCCGTCGCCGACCTGGCCGTCTGCCGCGCCGGGGCCGGCACCGTCTGCGAGCTGTCCGCCGTCGGCGTCCCCGCGATCTACGTGCCGCTGCCGATCGGCAACGGCGAGCAGCGGCTCAACGCCGCGGGCGTGGTCGAGGCCGGGGGAGGCCTGCTCGTCGACGACGCGGAGGTCAACGCCGACTGGGTGCGCCGCACCGTCGTGCCGCTGGTCCGCGACGCCGACCGCCTCGCCGGGATGGCCCGGGCGGCCGCCGAGCACGGCCAGCGCGACGCAGACGACCAGCTCGTCGACCTCATCCTCCGGGCCGCCGGACGCGCGGGGGCGCCGGAGTGA